The following are from one region of the Streptomyces decoyicus genome:
- a CDS encoding FadR/GntR family transcriptional regulator, giving the protein MLFTKDLKGVQGVADKRCVSTLAHTMMTAARPGDTGLAGPGELDRYPYANAANAANANNAAGHDRAERVSQVWDSSEADIGRVGRRAAGSRGRGLHGQLVQQLGQMIVSGDLGADRPLVPEEIGQRFEVSRTVVRESLRVLEAKGLVSARPNVGTRVRPVSDWNLLDPDIIEWRAYGPQRDDQRRELCELRWTIEPLAARLAAGHGREDIQQRLADMVEIMGHSAAQGDTMTFSRADAEFHSLLLQLAGNRMLEHLSGIVSSALHVSGGTAGGCERPVETSVGQHMRVVDAIGSGDATAAESAMRQLLAAHGEIVGQGSGTPVDHVVPAPREH; this is encoded by the coding sequence GTGCTTTTCACCAAAGACCTCAAGGGTGTTCAGGGTGTCGCCGACAAAAGATGCGTGAGTACCCTTGCGCACACCATGATGACCGCGGCTCGCCCCGGCGACACCGGCCTCGCAGGCCCGGGCGAGCTTGACCGCTACCCCTACGCCAACGCCGCCAACGCCGCGAACGCCAACAACGCAGCCGGCCACGACCGTGCCGAGCGCGTTTCGCAGGTCTGGGACAGCTCCGAGGCCGACATCGGCCGGGTCGGCCGTCGCGCGGCCGGCAGCCGCGGCCGCGGCCTGCACGGCCAACTCGTCCAACAGCTCGGCCAGATGATCGTCTCCGGCGATCTCGGCGCCGACCGTCCGCTCGTCCCCGAGGAGATCGGCCAGCGCTTCGAGGTATCCCGCACCGTCGTCCGTGAGTCGCTGCGCGTCCTCGAGGCCAAGGGCCTCGTCAGCGCTCGCCCCAATGTGGGCACCCGAGTGCGCCCGGTAAGCGACTGGAACCTCCTCGACCCCGACATCATCGAATGGCGGGCCTACGGGCCCCAGCGCGACGACCAGCGTCGCGAGCTCTGTGAGCTGCGCTGGACGATCGAGCCCCTCGCCGCCCGGCTCGCCGCCGGCCACGGCCGTGAGGACATCCAGCAGCGGCTGGCCGACATGGTCGAGATCATGGGCCACTCCGCCGCCCAGGGCGACACCATGACCTTCTCCCGTGCGGACGCCGAGTTCCACTCGCTGCTGCTACAGCTCGCCGGCAACCGCATGCTCGAGCACCTCTCGGGCATCGTCTCCTCCGCCCTGCATGTCTCCGGCGGCACCGCCGGCGGCTGTGAGCGACCGGTCGAGACGTCCGTGGGCCAGCACATGCGGGTCGTCGACGCCATCGGCTCCGGCGATGCCACGGCAGCCGAGTCCGCGATGCGCCAGCTCCTTGCCGCCCATGGCGAGATCGTGGGCCAAGGCTCCGGGACGCCCGTGGACCACGTCGTCCCCGCGCCCCGCGAGCACTGA